The DNA segment AAGCCAGAATTTTTTCTTTTTTGTCTTGTGATGAGTCACCTTCATTGCTGCAAGTGCACCAAACGGTCCTGCAAGTGCGAATATAAGAAGAGTTTTTTCCGGAGTCCTCCTGATATTTTTCAGGGCCCTTTTTTTGTCGTCTGAAAATTTATAGAATGACGCTATGTTTATGAAAGCATATACTGCTATAAGTACTAAAAAAATCTCTATATAAATCATCCCTGAAATGCCGCAGAATCACATTTTGTCTGGTATCCTATAAATACAGACCTGTTATATGTTAAGGTAAATTAAATAAGAGTGAAAATAAAAGTCTTATTGAATAGATCTATGAATTTGGGCTACAGATTACATATTGGCAAATATTATTTGCTTTAAAAATTTTATATAGTTGTATATCTGTTTGAGGTCTGTCAGAGAAATGTTTTTTAATATCCTTTCCCAATATGAGGTCAGGTTATTTTAAAGAATGGATATATTTA comes from the Methanomicrobium sp. W14 genome and includes:
- a CDS encoding DUF1294 domain-containing protein — encoded protein: MIYIEIFLVLIAVYAFINIASFYKFSDDKKRALKNIRRTPEKTLLIFALAGPFGALAAMKVTHHKTKKKKFWLVYFFVFLHILFFYFIFSGFLLR